The following are encoded together in the Vibrio zhugei genome:
- a CDS encoding SPOR domain-containing protein encodes MANKDYVRRGRSQSKPTKKNTPKRKPWRSGLIALVAVGAFGYGLYILNSDPAPKPEPKVRSVAKPVTQKVVKEESNLPPPPTEKWHYVDSLPSREIEVVPKELKVSKIPYVMQCGAFKTMQQAQQRKANIAFQGLSSMIRKRENSSWYRIVLGPYKFKREAESDRHKLQRAKIEPCIILKDNQQ; translated from the coding sequence GTGGCTAATAAAGATTATGTAAGACGTGGTCGTAGTCAAAGTAAGCCGACCAAAAAAAATACGCCAAAGCGTAAGCCTTGGCGCAGTGGGCTCATTGCCTTGGTAGCGGTGGGCGCGTTTGGGTATGGGTTGTATATTTTAAACTCGGATCCCGCGCCTAAGCCCGAACCCAAGGTTAGGTCTGTGGCGAAACCGGTGACGCAAAAAGTCGTCAAAGAGGAAAGCAACTTACCGCCGCCGCCTACGGAAAAGTGGCATTACGTGGATTCTCTCCCCAGCCGAGAGATTGAAGTGGTGCCCAAAGAACTTAAAGTGTCAAAAATTCCGTATGTGATGCAATGTGGCGCGTTTAAAACGATGCAGCAAGCGCAACAACGTAAAGCGAATATTGCTTTCCAAGGGTTGAGCAGCATGATTCGTAAACGTGAAAATAGTAGCTGGTATAGAATTGTACTTGGTCCGTATAAATTTAAACGCGAAGCCGAGAGTGATCGACACAAACTGCAGCGCGCGAAAATTGAACCTTGTATCATCCTCAAAGATAATCAACAGTAA
- a CDS encoding malic enzyme-like NAD(P)-binding protein, which yields MSDNQANIKEAFRQEALKYHAYPTPGKIAVSLTKPADSAHDLALAYSPGVAEPVREIAQNPDNIYKYTGKGNTVAVISNGTAILGLGNLGPQASKPVMEGKALLFKRFAGLDSIDIEVKHRTTEEFINTVASIADTFGGINLEDIKAPDCFEIERQLIERCDVPVFHDDQHGTAIVTAAGMLNAIELQGKKLEDCTIVCLGAGAAAIACMELLIQCGAMREKIYMLDRKGVIHTRRDDINEYKQRFANNTDKRTLEDVIEGADLFLGVSGPDLLSSEQLALMADKPVVFACSNPDPEINPETAHNTRSDLIMGTGRSDYPNQVNNVLCFPFIFRGALDVRASEINIEMKLAAVDAIRQLAKESVPENVLKAAGVDKLEFGPAYIIPKPMDARLLPRVARAVAQAAVDSGVARIDMPENYMAE from the coding sequence ATGTCTGATAACCAAGCAAACATCAAAGAAGCGTTTCGCCAAGAAGCCCTGAAATACCACGCCTACCCAACACCTGGCAAAATTGCCGTTTCCCTAACCAAACCCGCTGATTCCGCACATGATCTCGCCTTAGCTTACAGCCCTGGTGTGGCTGAACCTGTTCGTGAAATCGCGCAAAACCCTGACAACATTTATAAATACACCGGCAAAGGTAATACGGTTGCTGTGATTTCAAACGGCACAGCGATACTAGGTTTAGGTAACTTAGGACCCCAAGCGTCTAAGCCTGTGATGGAAGGTAAGGCCTTACTGTTCAAACGTTTTGCTGGCTTGGATTCTATCGATATTGAAGTAAAACACCGTACAACGGAAGAGTTCATTAACACTGTTGCGAGTATCGCTGATACATTCGGTGGTATTAACCTAGAAGATATTAAAGCGCCCGATTGTTTTGAAATTGAACGTCAATTGATTGAACGCTGTGATGTACCAGTATTCCATGACGATCAGCACGGTACTGCCATTGTGACTGCGGCGGGCATGCTCAATGCCATTGAACTGCAAGGCAAAAAGCTCGAAGACTGTACCATCGTATGTTTAGGTGCGGGTGCGGCCGCCATTGCTTGTATGGAACTGTTGATCCAATGTGGCGCGATGCGTGAAAAAATCTACATGCTGGATCGTAAAGGTGTGATTCATACACGTCGCGACGATATTAATGAGTATAAGCAACGTTTTGCCAATAACACCGATAAACGCACACTTGAAGATGTGATTGAAGGCGCTGACCTATTTTTAGGTGTATCCGGACCGGATCTGTTGAGCAGCGAGCAACTTGCATTAATGGCTGACAAGCCTGTTGTTTTTGCTTGTTCCAACCCTGATCCAGAAATCAATCCAGAAACAGCGCACAACACGCGTAGCGATTTGATCATGGGTACTGGACGCAGTGACTACCCTAACCAAGTAAACAATGTATTGTGTTTCCCATTCATCTTCCGCGGTGCCTTAGATGTGCGTGCCAGCGAAATCAACATTGAGATGAAATTGGCCGCAGTGGATGCGATTCGTCAATTAGCAAAAGAAAGTGTTCCTGAGAACGTATTGAAAGCCGCTGGCGTTGATAAGCTTGAATTTGGTCCGGCGTACATCATTCCAAAACCAATGGACGCTCGTCTGTTACCTCGCGTTGCCCGCGCGGTTGCTCAAGCGGCAGTTGACTCTGGTGTTGCGCGCATCGACATGCCTGAGAATTACATGGCTGAATAA
- the cytR gene encoding DNA-binding transcriptional regulator CytR — MNYPDFNKRVFCMATMKNVAQLAGVSTATVSRALMNPEKVSSSTRKRVEEAVLEAGYSPNSLARNLRRNESKTIVAIVPDICDPYFSEIIRGIEDAAMEHGYLVLLGDSGQQKKREHSFVNLVFTKQADGMLLLGTDLPFDVSKPEQKNLPPMVMACEFAPELELPTVHIDNLTSAFEAVNYLTQMGHKRIAEIAGPKSAALCSFRHQGYQQALRRAGLTMNDDYCMHGDFSFDAGAHIVTQLLALPQAPTAIFCHNDMMAIGAIQKAKRLGLRVPQDLSVVGFDDIQFAQFCDPPLTTISQPRYEIGRQAMLMMLDVLRGHDVQAGSRLLDTALVVRESTAPPRSVQ; from the coding sequence ATTAACTATCCAGATTTTAATAAGAGGGTTTTTTGTATGGCGACAATGAAGAACGTTGCCCAGCTTGCCGGTGTATCAACTGCCACGGTCTCTCGTGCATTGATGAACCCGGAAAAAGTCTCTTCTTCGACACGCAAACGTGTGGAAGAAGCGGTTTTAGAAGCGGGTTACTCTCCAAATTCTTTAGCGAGAAACTTACGCCGAAATGAATCGAAGACGATCGTCGCGATCGTGCCTGATATCTGTGATCCTTATTTCTCTGAAATCATTCGTGGCATCGAAGATGCAGCGATGGAGCACGGGTATTTAGTTTTACTTGGTGATAGTGGACAACAAAAGAAGCGGGAACATTCATTCGTCAACCTTGTGTTTACGAAACAAGCCGATGGTATGTTATTGCTCGGTACGGATCTGCCGTTTGATGTTAGCAAACCTGAGCAGAAAAATTTGCCGCCGATGGTGATGGCGTGCGAGTTTGCTCCTGAGCTGGAATTACCCACCGTTCATATTGATAACTTAACGTCGGCCTTTGAAGCGGTGAACTATTTAACGCAAATGGGTCACAAGCGTATTGCTGAAATCGCGGGACCTAAGAGTGCGGCCTTGTGTTCTTTTCGCCACCAAGGTTATCAGCAAGCTTTGCGCCGAGCGGGTCTTACCATGAATGATGATTACTGTATGCACGGTGATTTTTCGTTTGATGCAGGCGCGCACATCGTGACGCAGTTGCTCGCGTTGCCTCAAGCGCCCACCGCCATTTTTTGTCACAATGACATGATGGCGATTGGTGCTATCCAAAAAGCCAAACGTCTTGGTTTGCGTGTGCCGCAGGATTTATCCGTGGTTGGATTTGATGACATCCAATTTGCTCAATTTTGCGATCCACCATTGACGACGATTTCGCAACCTCGTTATGAAATTGGCCGTCAGGCGATGCTTATGATGTTAGATGTCTTGCGTGGGCATGATGTTCAAGCCGGATCAAGACTGCTTGATACCGCTTTGGTAGTCAGAGAAAGTACCGCGCCGCCGCGCTCTGTGCAGTGA
- the rpmE gene encoding 50S ribosomal protein L31 has product MKTGIHPEYNEVNANCSCGNTFTFKSTLSKDTLHLDVCDKCHPFYTGKQRIVDTGGRVDRFNKRFGNLTSK; this is encoded by the coding sequence ATGAAGACTGGTATCCACCCAGAATACAATGAAGTGAACGCGAACTGCTCTTGTGGCAACACTTTCACTTTCAAATCAACACTAAGCAAAGATACTCTACACCTAGACGTGTGTGACAAATGTCACCCATTCTACACAGGTAAACAACGTATCGTTGATACCGGTGGTCGTGTTGATCGCTTCAACAAGCGTTTCGGTAACCTTACAAGCAAATAA
- the priA gene encoding primosomal protein N', with protein MLPSIARVALPVPLDKQFDYIIPSHLFPIIGGRVSVPFGRQTLVGVVTALVSQSDFPVEQLKPIYQVLDSQPVWSESLYQLLSWCSQFYHHPLGDTLANAMPTAIRQGKAASFSPYREWSLTEEGRNQFMVGLPSRAVQQNRVMHRLENGPVSHSMLLDEDITSTTLKALEKKGWVTMEERQPSVKPWPAQVEADVDKPTLNEEQAIAIAAVNSDPNFACYLLQGVTGSGKTEVYLNMIKPILEQGKQALVLVPEIGLTPQTINRFKRRFQVPIEVMHSGLNDTERLNAWLSARDKAAGIIIGTRSALLAPFADLGIIIVDEEHDASYKQQDSLRYHARDVAVMRAAKENIPIVLGSATPALETLHNALSGKYHHLHLTQRAGLSTPTTNHVLDVKGLFLESGLSAPLIAQMRRHLQAGNQVLLFLNRRGFSPALMCHECGWIADCRRCDAYYTYHQNSREMRCHHCGSQHPVLHQCGACGSTHLVTVGVGTEQLETQLGELFPDYKSIRIDRDSTRRKGSLEAALQAIRKGEYQILIGTQMLAKGHHFPDVTMVGLLDVDGSLYSSDFRAAERFAQLFTQVSGRAGRASKPGEVFLQTHHPEHALLQALLTKGYNDFAITALQERKMAALPPYSYLTLVRAEANDAQQVEDFLRQMRHTLETHPQFDETCLVLGPTPAPLAKRAGKFRWQLLLQVESRSLMQKLLRSAKPAIHLLPLAKKVRWTLDIEPQDLS; from the coding sequence ATGCTCCCATCGATTGCCCGAGTGGCGTTACCCGTCCCTTTAGATAAACAGTTTGATTATATCATTCCAAGCCACCTGTTCCCGATTATTGGTGGGCGAGTCTCAGTCCCTTTTGGTCGGCAAACATTAGTCGGTGTTGTCACGGCGTTAGTGAGCCAATCTGACTTTCCGGTGGAACAACTGAAACCCATCTACCAAGTATTAGATAGCCAGCCAGTGTGGTCGGAATCTTTATATCAATTATTATCTTGGTGCAGCCAATTTTATCATCATCCATTGGGTGACACCCTAGCCAATGCGATGCCAACCGCGATTCGCCAAGGGAAAGCCGCGAGTTTTAGTCCGTATCGCGAATGGTCTTTGACAGAGGAAGGGCGCAATCAGTTTATGGTGGGATTGCCGTCGCGTGCGGTTCAGCAAAATCGCGTCATGCACCGTTTAGAGAACGGCCCGGTTTCTCACTCCATGCTACTGGATGAAGACATCACTTCGACCACATTAAAAGCCTTAGAAAAAAAAGGCTGGGTGACCATGGAAGAGCGGCAGCCTTCGGTTAAACCTTGGCCGGCTCAAGTTGAGGCGGATGTTGATAAGCCCACACTCAATGAAGAACAAGCGATCGCGATTGCTGCAGTAAATAGTGACCCCAATTTTGCCTGTTATTTATTGCAGGGCGTAACCGGTTCTGGCAAAACCGAAGTGTATCTGAATATGATTAAGCCCATTTTAGAACAAGGCAAGCAAGCGCTTGTGCTGGTCCCTGAAATTGGCTTAACCCCACAAACCATTAATCGGTTCAAACGCCGTTTTCAAGTGCCCATCGAAGTGATGCATTCGGGTCTCAATGATACTGAGCGATTGAATGCGTGGTTAAGTGCGCGTGATAAGGCCGCGGGGATCATTATTGGTACCCGTTCCGCTTTGCTCGCCCCGTTTGCCGATTTAGGCATTATCATCGTCGATGAAGAGCATGATGCCTCTTATAAACAGCAAGACAGCTTACGTTATCACGCGCGAGATGTGGCGGTGATGCGCGCTGCGAAAGAGAACATTCCGATTGTGCTCGGCTCGGCCACCCCAGCGCTGGAAACCTTACACAATGCCTTGTCAGGGAAATACCATCATCTGCACCTGACTCAGCGCGCGGGATTGTCGACGCCGACGACGAATCATGTTCTCGATGTCAAGGGCCTGTTTTTGGAAAGCGGTTTGTCGGCCCCTTTGATTGCACAGATGCGTCGCCATTTGCAAGCCGGCAACCAAGTTTTACTGTTTTTAAATCGCCGTGGCTTCTCGCCAGCATTAATGTGTCATGAGTGTGGGTGGATTGCCGATTGTCGACGTTGTGATGCCTACTATACCTACCACCAAAATAGCCGTGAAATGCGCTGTCATCATTGTGGCTCTCAACATCCGGTATTGCATCAATGTGGGGCGTGTGGTTCAACGCACCTCGTGACGGTGGGGGTCGGGACTGAACAATTAGAAACACAGTTAGGGGAATTATTTCCCGACTATAAATCGATTCGCATTGACCGAGACAGTACTCGTCGCAAAGGCAGTTTAGAAGCGGCTTTGCAAGCCATTCGAAAGGGTGAATATCAAATCCTGATCGGTACGCAAATGCTGGCGAAAGGCCATCATTTTCCGGATGTGACCATGGTGGGGCTTTTGGATGTGGATGGCTCTTTGTACAGTAGCGATTTTCGAGCCGCAGAACGATTTGCCCAGCTTTTTACTCAAGTCTCAGGGCGAGCAGGGCGCGCGAGTAAACCGGGCGAAGTCTTCTTACAAACGCACCACCCTGAGCACGCCTTATTGCAAGCGTTATTAACCAAAGGGTACAACGATTTTGCGATCACGGCTTTGCAAGAACGTAAAATGGCCGCGTTACCGCCATACAGTTATCTCACTTTGGTACGAGCAGAAGCGAACGATGCTCAGCAAGTCGAAGACTTTCTTCGCCAGATGCGTCATACCCTAGAAACCCATCCGCAATTTGATGAAACCTGCTTAGTATTGGGGCCGACACCGGCGCCACTTGCCAAGCGTGCCGGGAAGTTTCGTTGGCAACTTTTACTGCAGGTCGAGTCACGTTCATTGATGCAAAAGCTACTGCGCAGTGCGAAGCCTGCCATCCACTTATTGCCGTTAGCCAAGAAGGTCCGATGGACTTTAGATATTGAACCACAAGATCTTTCATGA
- the metJ gene encoding met regulon transcriptional regulator MetJ, translating to MADWSGDYISPYAEHGKKSEQVKKITVSIPLKVLKVLTDERTRRQINNLRHATNSELLCEAFLHAYTGQPLPTDEDLRKDGPDDIPVEAKEMMTRMGIEFESFDD from the coding sequence ATGGCAGATTGGAGCGGCGACTATATAAGCCCTTATGCGGAACATGGTAAAAAAAGTGAACAGGTGAAAAAAATCACCGTATCCATTCCACTTAAGGTATTAAAAGTATTAACGGACGAGCGTACTCGTCGCCAGATTAATAATCTACGACATGCCACAAATAGTGAACTATTGTGCGAAGCATTTTTGCACGCGTATACCGGGCAGCCATTACCGACTGATGAAGATTTACGAAAAGATGGACCGGATGATATTCCCGTAGAAGCCAAAGAAATGATGACACGGATGGGGATTGAGTTTGAGTCGTTTGACGACTAG
- the hslU gene encoding HslU--HslV peptidase ATPase subunit codes for MSEMTPREIVDELNRHIIGQDTAKRSVALALRNRWRRMQLDESLRSEVTPKNILMIGPTGVGKTEIARRLAKLANAPFIKVEATKFTEVGYVGKEVDTIIRDLTEVAVKMTREQEMEKMKFRAEELAEDRILDVLIPPARDGWGQADEKEPQESSARQAFRKKLREGQLDDKEIEIDVAAPQMGVEIMAPPGMEEMTNQLQGLFQNMGNDTTKKRKLTIKEAFKALTEEEAAKLVNTEDLKEQAIFNVENHGIVFIDEVDKICKSGQGSGPDVSREGVQRDLLPLIEGSTVTTKHGMVHTDHILFITSGAFQVSKPSDLIPELQGRLPIRVELDALSSNDFRRILTEPKASLTEQYIALMKTEDVDVTFTEDGIKKIAEAAWQVNETTENIGARRLHTVMERLMDDISFAATENPGQRFEVDAEYVTSRLGELIEDEDLSRFIL; via the coding sequence ATGTCTGAAATGACACCTCGTGAAATTGTTGACGAACTCAACCGTCACATCATTGGTCAAGATACCGCGAAACGCTCAGTGGCATTAGCACTGCGTAACCGTTGGCGCCGTATGCAGCTTGATGAAAGCTTGCGCTCAGAAGTCACGCCAAAAAATATTCTGATGATTGGTCCAACGGGTGTGGGTAAAACCGAAATTGCCCGCCGCTTGGCGAAGCTGGCGAATGCGCCGTTCATCAAGGTCGAAGCGACTAAGTTCACTGAAGTGGGCTATGTTGGTAAAGAAGTCGACACGATTATTCGTGATCTGACGGAAGTCGCGGTGAAAATGACTCGCGAGCAAGAAATGGAAAAAATGAAGTTTCGCGCCGAAGAGTTGGCCGAAGATCGCATTCTGGATGTGTTGATTCCACCGGCACGTGATGGATGGGGACAAGCGGATGAGAAAGAGCCGCAAGAGTCTTCTGCTCGTCAGGCATTCCGTAAGAAGCTTCGTGAAGGTCAATTAGACGATAAAGAAATTGAAATCGATGTGGCGGCCCCGCAAATGGGTGTTGAGATCATGGCGCCTCCTGGTATGGAAGAAATGACCAACCAGCTACAAGGTCTGTTCCAGAACATGGGCAATGACACCACGAAGAAACGTAAGTTAACCATCAAAGAAGCCTTTAAAGCTTTGACCGAAGAAGAAGCGGCCAAGCTGGTCAATACCGAAGATCTGAAAGAGCAGGCGATCTTCAATGTGGAAAACCACGGTATTGTCTTCATTGATGAAGTGGATAAAATTTGTAAGAGCGGCCAAGGTTCGGGTCCAGATGTCTCTCGCGAAGGGGTTCAGCGTGACTTACTGCCATTGATTGAAGGCAGCACGGTCACGACAAAACACGGTATGGTTCATACTGACCATATTTTGTTTATTACCTCAGGGGCATTCCAAGTGTCGAAACCCTCGGATCTTATCCCAGAGTTGCAAGGTCGTTTACCGATTCGTGTGGAATTGGATGCGTTATCGAGCAATGATTTCCGCCGTATTCTGACTGAACCAAAAGCGTCATTAACGGAGCAATACATTGCGTTGATGAAAACCGAAGACGTGGATGTGACCTTTACCGAAGATGGCATTAAGAAAATTGCAGAAGCGGCATGGCAGGTGAATGAAACCACCGAGAATATTGGTGCTCGCCGTCTGCATACGGTGATGGAACGCTTAATGGATGATATCTCCTTCGCCGCGACGGAAAATCCAGGTCAACGTTTTGAAGTGGATGCGGAGTATGTGACCTCTCGTCTGGGTGAATTGATTGAAGATGAAGATTTAAGCCGTTTTATTCTTTAA
- a CDS encoding 1,4-dihydroxy-2-naphthoate polyprenyltransferase yields the protein MNNSLQIWFDAARPKTLPLAFVSILTGSALAFSTGHFSWLVALLALLTATLLQILSNLANDYGDAVKGTDNDKRLGPMRALQSGAVSLQDMKYAIYLNIALTVMMGLGLLLFALNSVQSILVFIGLGLLAMAAAIAYTVGNKPYGYVGLGDLSVFTFFGLLGVSGTYFLHTGTIDMSLILPSLGCGFLAVAVLNVNNMRDIENDEQCGKLTMAVRLGQEMAKRYHYLLLFGAVVAFSGYLLMQGKPVWISVPFLLSLVSVVKHSRELWFTRQPAEIAPMLPVIVKCSVITNLLFVTVVIVQTLTS from the coding sequence ATGAATAATTCTTTGCAGATTTGGTTTGATGCGGCACGACCAAAAACATTGCCGCTTGCATTTGTTTCCATTTTAACCGGAAGCGCTTTGGCGTTTTCTACCGGACATTTCTCATGGCTGGTCGCATTATTGGCCTTGCTCACAGCGACGCTACTGCAAATCCTTTCCAACCTTGCCAATGATTACGGTGATGCCGTGAAGGGCACTGATAATGACAAACGACTCGGTCCGATGCGGGCACTGCAATCCGGAGCGGTGAGTTTGCAAGATATGAAGTACGCGATTTATCTTAATATCGCGTTGACCGTCATGATGGGGCTCGGTTTATTGCTGTTTGCACTCAATAGTGTGCAAAGTATTTTGGTGTTCATCGGGTTAGGACTGCTGGCGATGGCCGCCGCAATTGCCTACACCGTGGGTAATAAGCCTTACGGCTATGTTGGGTTAGGGGATCTTTCGGTCTTCACCTTTTTTGGTTTGTTAGGCGTGTCGGGCACGTATTTTTTACACACAGGTACAATTGATATGTCGTTGATTTTGCCTTCATTAGGCTGCGGTTTCTTAGCCGTCGCCGTTTTGAATGTGAATAATATGCGCGATATTGAAAATGATGAACAGTGTGGCAAGTTGACCATGGCGGTTCGCTTAGGGCAAGAAATGGCGAAGCGTTACCACTATTTATTATTGTTTGGTGCCGTGGTCGCTTTCAGTGGGTATCTGCTGATGCAAGGCAAGCCGGTATGGATCAGCGTGCCCTTTTTATTAAGTCTGGTGTCTGTGGTAAAACACAGCCGTGAGCTGTGGTTTACGCGTCAGCCTGCTGAGATTGCTCCAATGCTGCCAGTGATCGTGAAATGCTCGGTCATTACTAACTTATTGTTTGTTACGGTCGTCATTGTGCAAACTCTGACAAGTTAA
- a CDS encoding O-succinylhomoserine (thiol)-lyase, producing MSQYNPDTIAVRTGIESDSQHHAVVPPIYLSTNYGFPSFGEVPTYDYTRSGNPNRSLLEEALAELESGAGATITNCGTAAINLWITAFLGPNDLIIAPHDCYGGTYRLLNTRAQKGDFNVQFIDQSDEQQLQNALNKQPKLLLIETPSNPLIRVVDINKVCKQAKQHGTLVAVDNTFLTPIYQQPLTLGADFVIHSTTKYINGHSDVIGGVLISSEKTHAEHVAWWGNCIGATGTPFDSYLTLRGLRTLSVRMRQHEESAAALLDYLSEQELVGTIYHPSLPNHPGHEIAKQQQRGFGSMLSFEVNATFEQLKVFVSSLKLFSLAESLGGVESLICHPASMTHRAMGEDALAAAGISPLLLRVSVGLESADDLIADLEQAFTTAKESC from the coding sequence ATGAGCCAATATAACCCCGACACCATAGCCGTTCGAACTGGAATTGAATCTGATTCACAACATCATGCGGTTGTTCCGCCGATTTATTTATCCACGAACTATGGTTTTCCCTCATTCGGGGAAGTCCCTACCTACGACTATACTCGCTCAGGGAATCCGAATCGTAGCTTATTAGAAGAAGCACTGGCGGAGTTAGAATCTGGGGCTGGCGCCACGATTACCAACTGCGGTACGGCCGCGATTAACTTATGGATCACGGCTTTTCTTGGGCCTAATGACCTGATTATCGCGCCGCACGACTGCTACGGTGGGACGTATCGTTTACTGAACACACGCGCTCAAAAAGGCGATTTCAACGTTCAATTCATTGATCAAAGTGATGAGCAACAACTGCAAAACGCGTTGAACAAGCAACCCAAATTACTCTTGATTGAAACCCCATCCAACCCACTGATTCGCGTAGTCGATATCAATAAGGTGTGCAAGCAAGCCAAACAACACGGAACGTTAGTCGCCGTTGATAACACGTTTTTGACACCCATTTATCAGCAACCCCTTACACTGGGCGCGGACTTTGTGATTCATTCAACCACCAAATACATTAATGGTCATTCTGATGTGATTGGTGGCGTGCTCATCAGTTCAGAAAAAACACATGCAGAACACGTCGCTTGGTGGGGAAATTGTATTGGTGCAACAGGTACACCGTTTGATAGCTATTTAACATTGCGCGGTTTGCGCACATTGAGCGTACGTATGCGCCAACACGAAGAAAGCGCCGCCGCACTACTGGATTACTTAAGTGAACAAGAGCTGGTTGGAACCATTTATCACCCTAGTTTACCCAATCATCCAGGACATGAGATTGCCAAGCAGCAACAGCGTGGCTTTGGCAGCATGTTAAGTTTTGAGGTCAATGCCACCTTTGAACAATTAAAAGTTTTTGTCAGCTCACTGAAGTTATTCTCTTTGGCTGAATCACTTGGTGGGGTGGAAAGCCTGATTTGCCACCCTGCCTCCATGACACACCGAGCGATGGGTGAAGACGCGCTGGCCGCTGCTGGCATTTCCCCGTTATTACTGCGAGTCTCTGTTGGATTAGAATCGGCAGACGATCTCATCGCTGACTTAGAACAAGCATTTACTACCGCGAAGGAGAGTTGTTAA
- the hslV gene encoding ATP-dependent protease subunit HslV gives MTTIVSVRRNNKVVIAGDGQVSLGNTVMKGNAKKIRRLYNNKVLAGFAGGTADAFTLFERFESKLQMHQGHLTKAAVEMAKEWRSDRALRRLEAILAVADETASLIITGNGDVLQPEHDLIAIGSGGNFAQSAAIALLENTDLDARTICEKSLNIAGDICVFTNHNHTIEELEYTDDGQPIAALPNG, from the coding sequence GTGACTACCATCGTTTCTGTACGCCGTAATAATAAAGTTGTCATCGCAGGTGATGGACAAGTATCACTGGGTAATACCGTGATGAAAGGCAACGCGAAAAAAATTCGCCGTTTATACAATAACAAAGTACTGGCTGGTTTCGCGGGTGGTACGGCGGATGCATTTACTTTGTTTGAACGCTTTGAAAGCAAATTACAAATGCACCAAGGGCATTTGACCAAAGCCGCGGTCGAAATGGCGAAAGAATGGCGAAGTGACCGAGCATTGCGACGCTTGGAAGCGATTCTTGCCGTTGCTGACGAAACTGCTTCTCTCATCATTACTGGTAATGGCGATGTACTTCAGCCTGAACACGACCTGATTGCTATTGGCTCGGGGGGCAACTTTGCCCAGTCCGCTGCGATTGCCTTATTAGAAAATACGGATTTAGATGCGCGTACTATCTGTGAGAAATCGTTAAATATCGCAGGTGATATTTGTGTCTTTACTAACCATAATCACACTATCGAAGAACTAGAATATACCGATGATGGCCAGCCGATCGCCGCGCTACCAAACGGGTAA